In Mycolicibacterium sp. TY81, the following proteins share a genomic window:
- the tnpA gene encoding IS200/IS605 family transposase: MHPHPRGGGRNRPRAARLRHRGAVTALHAHLVFVTRYRRPVFTDPVLTHCERLVADICVGLGAELREFNGEADHVHLLVYYPPSLPISTRVNRLKGSSSHQIRQHYPTHVRKHLWGNHFWSPSYFAASCGGAPLSIIKQYIEQQSRPG; the protein is encoded by the coding sequence ATCCATCCTCACCCTCGTGGCGGCGGGCGGAACAGACCTCGAGCTGCGCGTCTCAGGCACCGCGGAGCGGTTACCGCATTACACGCCCACCTAGTGTTCGTGACCAGGTACCGGCGGCCGGTGTTCACCGACCCTGTGCTCACCCACTGCGAGCGCCTCGTGGCCGACATCTGTGTTGGCCTCGGCGCCGAGCTGCGCGAGTTCAACGGGGAAGCCGACCACGTGCACTTGCTCGTGTACTACCCGCCGAGTCTGCCGATCTCGACACGAGTCAATCGACTCAAAGGCTCATCCTCGCACCAGATACGCCAGCACTACCCCACACACGTTCGGAAACACCTGTGGGGCAACCACTTCTGGTCACCGTCTTACTTCGCGGCCTCCTGCGGCGGCGCACCCTTGTCGATCATCAAGCAGTACATCGAACAGCAGAGCCGACCCGGCTAA
- a CDS encoding RNA-guided endonuclease TnpB family protein, which yields MGSASDAGKVRYTYRLRVSGTAERLLLAEWDRCRWVWNQCVEASNAAHKETIATGVKVECGPAQLDKRLTSWRGEHDWLSAGSSVAQQQTIRDFGRARAKALADRTDKALAPRQRRGLPRFKAKLRAAPSLNYTLRGFGIDGTLLKLAGGIVVRPVWSRDLPSAPSSVRISRDVLGRWWCSFVVPRPEVEQLPPTGRAIGIDWGVTDVAITTSDDHDLPHPQYGRSAAARLARYQRMMARRKPAKGQPASGGYRTAKRAVAKQHAHVAAQRADTARKWAKQIATDFDQIAVEDFRPTFLARSTMARKAADGAIAATKRALVEQAVKHDRQLVLIDPKHTTTDCSRCGARAKHRLPLSQRTYRCDHCGHLAPRDKNSAHVIRNRAGFNPAGADGVRPDRSPSEQAA from the coding sequence ATGGGTTCGGCCAGTGATGCGGGCAAGGTGCGGTACACCTACCGGCTGCGCGTCTCAGGCACCGCGGAGCGGTTGCTGCTGGCTGAATGGGACCGGTGCCGGTGGGTGTGGAACCAGTGCGTGGAGGCCTCCAATGCCGCGCACAAAGAGACGATCGCTACCGGTGTGAAGGTCGAATGCGGTCCGGCGCAACTGGATAAGCGGCTGACCAGTTGGCGGGGCGAGCATGACTGGCTCTCGGCGGGGTCGAGTGTGGCTCAGCAGCAGACGATCCGTGATTTCGGGCGGGCCCGCGCCAAAGCCCTCGCAGACCGCACAGACAAAGCCCTGGCGCCGCGGCAGCGGCGGGGGCTGCCACGGTTCAAGGCCAAGCTCCGGGCGGCCCCGTCATTGAACTACACGCTGCGCGGGTTCGGGATCGACGGGACGCTGTTGAAGCTTGCGGGTGGGATTGTGGTGCGGCCGGTGTGGTCCCGCGACCTGCCGTCCGCCCCGTCGAGTGTGCGCATCTCCCGCGACGTGTTGGGCCGATGGTGGTGCTCCTTCGTCGTCCCCCGACCCGAAGTCGAGCAGCTGCCGCCCACTGGGCGGGCGATCGGGATCGATTGGGGCGTCACCGATGTGGCGATCACCACCAGCGACGATCATGACCTGCCGCATCCGCAGTATGGGCGCAGCGCCGCGGCGCGCCTGGCGAGGTATCAGCGGATGATGGCCCGCCGCAAACCCGCCAAAGGACAACCCGCCTCCGGTGGCTATAGGACGGCGAAACGGGCTGTGGCCAAACAGCATGCCCACGTCGCCGCCCAACGTGCTGATACCGCACGCAAGTGGGCCAAGCAGATCGCCACCGATTTCGATCAGATCGCCGTGGAGGACTTCCGGCCCACGTTCCTCGCCCGCTCGACGATGGCCCGCAAAGCGGCCGATGGGGCGATCGCGGCCACCAAGCGGGCCCTGGTCGAGCAGGCCGTCAAGCATGATCGCCAGCTGGTGCTCATCGATCCGAAGCACACGACCACTGACTGCAGCAGATGCGGCGCGAGAGCCAAGCACCGCCTGCCGCTGTCGCAACGCACCTATCGGTGCGACCACTGCGGACACCTCGCGCCCCGCGACAAGAACTCCGCACACGTCATACGCAACCGGGCTGGTTTCAACCCGGCTGGTGCTGATGGCGTAAGACCTGACCGTTCACCGAGCGAGCAGGCAGCCTGA
- a CDS encoding DUF6036 family nucleotidyltransferase, producing MELWTDTQAAEHWGVTPSRARTILSNRGIRRIAGYPTNEIRAVTRHQGARTDLRATTAVDSVLTIADTATAIATTTDDTTRLRYFFEFMRGADAAGPAALRLIDTEPAATGSTRFDALLGAAAEHIATQQGEPGPLWTVTIERFLPDAWWVSDLPSGRALALVGAPASFRRRGIYLDRHDLKTDETPMAQPSFDQPELLRAFEKLADKLARRNVVGTVHVVGGAAMLLSYGSRVITRDVDALFGPDGPMLAAIREVATDMGWPSTWLNNQASTYVARNPGQGARVFDHPNLQVMTTPPEHLLAMKVLASRSVRDRGDIELLLKRLAIRSPQGVWSIVERYFPGVPIPDRAKLLIEDLTAGSR from the coding sequence GTGGAGCTATGGACAGATACGCAAGCGGCCGAGCACTGGGGCGTCACCCCATCGCGCGCCCGCACGATCCTGTCCAACCGCGGCATCCGCCGCATCGCCGGCTACCCGACAAACGAAATCCGCGCCGTCACCCGCCATCAGGGCGCCCGCACCGACCTGCGCGCCACCACCGCCGTCGACTCGGTGCTGACCATCGCCGACACCGCAACCGCGATCGCCACCACCACCGATGACACCACCCGCCTGCGGTACTTCTTCGAATTCATGCGCGGCGCCGACGCCGCCGGACCCGCCGCACTGCGACTCATCGACACCGAACCCGCCGCGACCGGATCAACGCGATTCGACGCCCTGCTCGGCGCGGCCGCCGAACACATCGCCACCCAACAGGGAGAACCCGGACCCCTGTGGACCGTCACCATCGAACGATTCCTGCCAGACGCATGGTGGGTCAGCGACCTGCCATCAGGCCGCGCCCTGGCCCTCGTCGGCGCGCCAGCATCATTTCGACGCCGCGGCATCTACCTCGACCGCCACGACCTGAAAACGGACGAAACACCCATGGCACAACCATCTTTCGACCAACCCGAACTACTGCGCGCATTCGAAAAGCTCGCCGACAAACTTGCCCGCAGGAACGTCGTCGGCACGGTCCACGTCGTCGGCGGAGCAGCAATGCTGCTCTCCTACGGATCGCGCGTCATCACCCGCGACGTCGACGCACTGTTCGGCCCCGACGGACCGATGCTCGCCGCCATCCGCGAAGTCGCCACCGACATGGGCTGGCCCTCAACATGGCTCAACAACCAGGCCAGCACCTACGTCGCCCGCAACCCAGGACAGGGAGCCCGGGTATTCGATCATCCGAACCTCCAAGTCATGACAACACCACCGGAACACCTGCTGGCGATGAAAGTGCTTGCCTCACGCAGTGTTCGAGATCGCGGCGACATCGAACTACTACTCAAACGGCTGGCCATCAGATCACCTCAAGGAGTCTGGTCAATCGTCGAACGCTACTTTCCCGGCGTCCCGATTCCCGATCGCGCCAAGCTACTCATCGAAGACCTCACCGCAGGATCACGCTAA
- a CDS encoding type II toxin-antitoxin system Phd/YefM family antitoxin, whose product MRLDSNRLIPATEARTTLPSLLDAARDGHITHILRDRTVAAHLVPGDALIITSDIEPDLRTHVARTTAGYFVDDIESSGYRHPGDDIGRILAWVWSCQEDAAVAWFGTYAAAVAEQLKERRIARPAFDQLWWAMTVALRGFMLDGPIADYEQAIRHRLHDLGYGQLFTPSELAGHGRQRGADDPWPDGQPSGRGWAKRRWQDITTTNFVPDPRLGHTYGTPDDWSRVEAITPNEATLLHNDGTPSTIAINPDDWVPFHTTAPWRWGCELRVRGGRGGD is encoded by the coding sequence ATGCGCCTGGACTCCAACCGCCTCATCCCGGCAACCGAAGCCCGAACAACGCTGCCCTCACTCCTGGACGCCGCCCGAGACGGCCACATCACCCACATCCTCCGGGACCGCACCGTCGCCGCCCACCTCGTGCCAGGCGACGCCCTCATCATCACCAGCGACATCGAACCCGACCTCAGAACCCACGTGGCCAGAACAACCGCCGGCTACTTCGTCGACGACATCGAAAGCTCCGGATACCGCCACCCAGGCGACGACATCGGACGCATCCTCGCCTGGGTCTGGTCCTGCCAGGAAGACGCGGCCGTCGCCTGGTTCGGCACCTACGCCGCCGCGGTGGCCGAACAGCTCAAGGAACGCCGCATCGCCCGGCCCGCATTCGACCAACTCTGGTGGGCCATGACCGTCGCCCTGCGCGGATTCATGCTCGACGGCCCCATCGCCGACTACGAACAGGCAATCCGCCACCGCCTTCACGACCTCGGCTACGGCCAGCTCTTCACTCCATCCGAACTCGCCGGCCACGGCCGCCAGCGCGGCGCCGACGACCCTTGGCCAGACGGCCAACCGTCCGGTCGCGGCTGGGCCAAACGCCGCTGGCAGGACATCACGACCACTAACTTCGTTCCAGACCCCCGCCTAGGCCACACCTACGGCACCCCCGACGACTGGTCCCGCGTCGAAGCCATCACCCCCAACGAGGCGACGCTGCTCCACAACGACGGCACCCCGTCCACCATCGCCATCAACCCAGACGACTGGGTCCCCTTCCACACCACCGCACCATGGCGCTGGGGTTGCGAACTGCGGGTACGTGGTGGGCGAGGTGGTGACTGA
- a CDS encoding ATP-binding domain-containing protein: MPVPFSPSHEQQAVIDAYLRGEDLAVQAGAGTGKSATLAFIADAQRRHQPGATAWYLTFNRRNADEVQATFRQYKLTNARASTASSYANRACRATPALKHMVDRLKKHTLKITEEMRLLGIPHASRCLAAVTDPYASDPRTAAILIPDGDPSFRTQRRFLTLTRKTVTNFCESADREVAEQHVPSLAELQTELRPLVRKALIISGQRMWDELCTPTSPLGTDYPHYLKAWALTDPVIGNPGDVILYDEAQDANPVLAEVILAQRGRVQVALVGDQFQQIYSFMGCIDAMQGFVALPDVTALPLTESRRFGPGIAAEANKVLDKLDPARAGIRLAGVGPRDGYVQHRYADADTTTVTAVVCRTNALVIEHIMSQADAGRRVHTTLDIDDLRKLAKDVALVQGGRADEAKNPVLQGFTDLDLWQAWLDDDEPENEDLRDKVRAVLDYGLDKIEALATTLIPNPKDADVTVSTVHKAKGGTWDSVLVDMGDQPIDDDDDETLRLLYVALTRARNRVLWTPPATKGRSKTNSDQIRARIASLVSDGTSFATPPNRACPEHRVAPRHLLARGADSAGETTKQQR, translated from the coding sequence ATGCCCGTCCCGTTCAGCCCGTCCCACGAACAGCAGGCTGTGATCGACGCCTACCTTCGCGGCGAGGACCTCGCCGTGCAAGCCGGCGCGGGCACGGGCAAGAGCGCCACCCTGGCGTTCATTGCCGATGCACAGCGCCGCCATCAGCCTGGCGCCACGGCGTGGTACCTGACGTTCAACAGGCGCAACGCCGACGAAGTGCAGGCCACGTTCCGCCAGTACAAGCTGACCAACGCGCGAGCGTCCACAGCCAGCTCCTACGCCAACCGCGCCTGCCGCGCCACGCCGGCGCTAAAACACATGGTCGACCGGCTCAAGAAACACACCCTGAAGATCACCGAGGAAATGCGACTGCTGGGCATCCCGCACGCGTCACGGTGCCTTGCGGCGGTCACCGACCCCTACGCAAGCGACCCCCGGACCGCCGCCATCCTGATCCCGGACGGCGACCCTTCATTTCGCACGCAGCGCCGGTTCCTCACCCTCACCCGAAAGACGGTCACGAACTTCTGCGAGTCCGCCGACCGGGAGGTCGCCGAGCAGCACGTGCCATCCCTGGCCGAACTCCAGACAGAACTGCGTCCACTCGTACGGAAGGCGCTGATCATCAGCGGCCAACGAATGTGGGACGAACTGTGCACACCCACCAGCCCGCTGGGCACCGACTACCCGCACTACCTCAAAGCCTGGGCGCTGACTGACCCCGTCATCGGAAACCCCGGCGACGTCATCCTCTACGACGAGGCCCAGGACGCCAATCCCGTTCTGGCAGAGGTAATCCTGGCTCAACGGGGCCGCGTCCAAGTGGCACTGGTCGGTGACCAATTCCAACAGATCTACAGTTTCATGGGCTGCATCGACGCCATGCAAGGATTCGTCGCGCTGCCCGATGTCACTGCATTGCCGTTGACCGAATCACGGCGCTTCGGCCCCGGCATCGCCGCAGAGGCCAACAAGGTGCTCGACAAACTCGACCCCGCTCGGGCGGGCATCCGGCTCGCCGGGGTCGGCCCCCGCGACGGATACGTGCAACACCGCTACGCCGACGCTGACACCACCACGGTCACAGCTGTCGTATGCCGAACAAACGCCCTCGTCATCGAACACATCATGTCCCAGGCAGATGCCGGACGCCGCGTGCACACCACCCTCGACATCGATGACCTCCGCAAACTCGCCAAAGACGTCGCCCTCGTCCAAGGCGGCCGAGCCGACGAGGCCAAAAACCCTGTCCTACAAGGCTTCACGGACCTTGATCTATGGCAAGCCTGGCTCGATGACGACGAACCAGAGAACGAGGACCTGCGCGACAAAGTCCGAGCGGTACTGGACTACGGACTCGACAAGATCGAAGCCCTCGCCACAACCCTGATACCCAATCCGAAAGACGCTGACGTCACCGTCTCCACAGTCCACAAAGCCAAGGGCGGCACCTGGGACAGCGTGCTGGTCGACATGGGGGATCAGCCGATCGACGACGACGATGACGAGACGCTGCGGCTGCTGTACGTCGCCTTGACCCGCGCCCGGAACCGGGTTCTGTGGACTCCGCCGGCCACCAAGGGGCGAAGCAAGACCAACAGCGACCAGATTCGAGCCAGAATCGCCTCCCTGGTCTCTGACGGAACCAGTTTCGCGACACCGCCAAACCGTGCATGCCCCGAACATCGCGTTGCTCCTCGGCACCTCCTTGCTCGGGGCGCAGATTCAGCCGGAGAGACGACGAAACAGCAGCGATGA
- a CDS encoding IS256 family transposase, with product MLTVVHDADSSNEDAGSSRSLLDEIVRDGARQMLAAALRAEVAAYIEAHAGELDENGHRLVVRNGYHREREVLTAAGAVSVTAPRVNDKRVDPDTGERQRFSSAILPAWVRKSPQMTEVLPLLYLHGLSTSDFGPALEQFLGSGAGLSATTITRLTTQWQDEAKAFEARDLSGTDYVYLWVDGIHLKVRLEQEKLCLLVMIGVRADGRKELVALTDGYRESAESWADLLRSCRRRGMTAPVLAVGDGALGFWKAVREVFPATGEQRCWFHKQANVLACLPKSAHPGAIAAMREIYNAEDIDHAQVAIKAFEVDYGAKYPKAVAKIVDDADVLLEFYKYPAEHWVHLRTTNPIESTFATVRLRTKVTKGPGSRVAGMAMAYKLIDAAQARWRAVNAPHLVALVRAGAIFHKGKLLERPTDITPSADSAPTESTGTEVA from the coding sequence ATGCTCACGGTAGTTCACGATGCGGATTCATCCAACGAGGATGCTGGCTCGTCGCGGTCGTTGCTCGATGAGATTGTCCGCGACGGTGCCCGCCAGATGCTGGCCGCAGCGTTGCGGGCTGAGGTCGCCGCCTACATCGAGGCTCATGCCGGTGAGCTTGATGAGAACGGGCACCGGCTGGTGGTGCGCAATGGCTATCACCGCGAGCGCGAGGTGCTCACCGCGGCGGGCGCGGTGAGTGTGACCGCGCCGCGGGTCAATGACAAACGTGTTGACCCGGACACTGGTGAGCGGCAACGGTTTTCCTCGGCGATCCTGCCGGCGTGGGTGCGCAAGTCGCCGCAGATGACCGAGGTGTTGCCGTTGCTGTATCTGCATGGCTTGTCGACCAGTGATTTCGGTCCGGCGTTGGAGCAGTTCCTGGGCTCGGGTGCCGGCTTGTCGGCCACGACGATCACCCGACTCACCACGCAGTGGCAGGACGAGGCCAAGGCCTTCGAGGCCCGTGATCTGTCGGGCACCGACTACGTCTACCTGTGGGTCGACGGCATCCATCTCAAGGTGCGCCTGGAGCAGGAGAAGCTCTGTTTGCTGGTGATGATCGGTGTGCGCGCTGACGGCCGCAAGGAGCTGGTCGCGCTCACCGACGGGTACCGGGAGTCGGCCGAGTCGTGGGCTGATCTGTTGCGGTCGTGCCGACGTCGCGGGATGACCGCACCGGTGCTGGCCGTCGGCGATGGGGCCCTGGGGTTCTGGAAGGCCGTGCGTGAGGTGTTCCCGGCCACCGGCGAGCAGCGGTGCTGGTTTCACAAGCAGGCCAATGTTCTTGCCTGCCTGCCAAAGTCGGCTCATCCGGGGGCGATCGCGGCGATGCGGGAGATCTACAACGCCGAGGATATCGACCACGCGCAGGTGGCGATCAAGGCGTTCGAGGTGGACTACGGCGCCAAGTACCCCAAGGCGGTCGCCAAGATCGTCGATGACGCCGATGTGCTGCTGGAGTTCTATAAGTACCCGGCCGAGCACTGGGTCCATCTGCGCACTACCAACCCGATCGAATCAACGTTTGCCACGGTACGTTTGAGGACCAAGGTGACCAAGGGGCCGGGTTCACGCGTCGCCGGAATGGCCATGGCTTACAAGCTGATCGACGCCGCGCAAGCCCGCTGGCGAGCCGTCAACGCACCGCACCTGGTCGCTCTGGTCCGGGCCGGCGCGATCTTCCACAAAGGCAAACTGCTCGAGCGACCCACCGACATCACCCCGTCGGCGGACTCGGCACCGACCGAATCAACTGGAACGGAGGTCGCCTGA
- a CDS encoding FtsK/SpoIIIE domain-containing protein, whose translation MGSALDSDKTRYLVVNSQGILTAPPQSEVAAVDSMSRATAEAFARRMSRFREADAGQALLDAEASANNRDLRLTELLGITDLDNYQPETLWAPRRFTPKMEIPLGTLYRDGVPTGQPYVRNLGTGDSGGDGVHGAIQGQSGTGKSIALEDFVLSTCAWHPPDKVNFMIIDFKGEASFLGFHTLPHVVGMVNDIGDPEILDRLAATLLGEIDRRERLLAAEQKRVGIALPDAGKYLLFREMPQYRNVLKPFPILYVLIDEASIFYEKYKNEFTEVFTNIVKKGRSVGVWLVMASQELVFLQSQPKLWAEMNFKTSLVVNKASFSHAVLDDDAATDDLVKRRVKNYVKGGHIFYNFPGTDTVHLRAANNMLEYRKSGAAQTNTGSGSTAAVGTFSLANEWDPQASSAAAARSAESAGGESKDGLIRTERSEISLLIKKLSVPVNVELHNMWTPPLRKTVTFHQIQAFGGLTPATELTDLRFPLGIVDHPKDAMQTLLSTDFANNAGSVVIGGTAKSGRTMALTTMIVASTFRHAPRMLSWLIIDQGGRLAVVKDLPNVAGYTGRGNIDMRDRTFAEIQRIFTLRARLFAQHSLTSTAEYLTWRESNPQPADPYGYLFVAIDGWMSLQTELKNDNDRQGWVTGLGALIEAGSSFGIHFAIATDNSGNDLPQVAQKAVSPIYLRGAENMTDTGPTAKQILRNYPISQPGLTLSPATLNNLDRHDVLKARIAVPISRDIPEPTVDEIRDLQAVDYNSEIAELCARISQEATPDQRIPVLRPLPAELPFAEIWTPWRRHQIAKPTLPGRPQRNIEIPLGLNSVDMTIAGLPWTADPLATCPHTLILGRAQSGRTATLRTVMAGILGSYAPHEAKIVILDERSGLSRERRFLEREHYLAGYGDREDAQRVLAAVLDEAQRRAGVATDLDETVEEQQTFFDGPALFVLVDNLDNYRHGQGSSPNAAKLLSEIIRMRQRVDVHVIATTTHQAFNNSYGSASESPLAALDQVRSHILSLSCGSDRFKVRDIRPENFLVPGRAYLISDQVPAAADGRPPVIQVAHVNALSRQRAQ comes from the coding sequence ATGGGCTCGGCTTTGGATTCCGATAAGACGCGCTACCTGGTCGTCAACAGCCAGGGAATTCTGACCGCGCCACCTCAATCGGAAGTCGCGGCCGTCGATTCGATGTCACGCGCCACCGCCGAAGCATTCGCGCGACGAATGTCCCGATTCCGCGAGGCCGATGCCGGTCAAGCGCTGCTCGATGCCGAAGCCTCAGCCAATAACCGCGACCTGCGATTGACCGAGCTGCTCGGGATCACCGACCTCGACAACTACCAGCCCGAAACATTGTGGGCCCCAAGACGGTTCACTCCGAAAATGGAAATTCCCCTGGGAACGCTATACCGCGACGGCGTCCCCACCGGCCAGCCATATGTCCGCAACCTAGGCACAGGCGACAGCGGCGGCGACGGCGTGCACGGCGCGATCCAAGGTCAGTCCGGAACAGGCAAGTCGATAGCCCTGGAAGACTTCGTGCTGTCTACGTGCGCTTGGCACCCACCGGACAAAGTCAACTTCATGATCATCGACTTCAAGGGTGAAGCATCATTCCTCGGATTCCACACGCTGCCCCATGTTGTCGGCATGGTCAATGACATCGGCGACCCCGAGATTCTTGATCGGCTCGCGGCAACCCTTTTGGGTGAAATTGACCGCAGAGAGCGGTTGTTGGCCGCGGAACAGAAACGCGTCGGTATCGCATTGCCCGACGCGGGGAAGTATCTGCTGTTCCGCGAAATGCCCCAATATCGCAACGTGCTCAAGCCGTTCCCGATCCTCTACGTCCTCATTGACGAAGCATCAATCTTCTACGAGAAGTACAAGAACGAATTCACCGAAGTATTCACCAACATCGTCAAGAAGGGCCGAAGCGTCGGCGTGTGGCTGGTGATGGCATCGCAGGAACTGGTGTTCCTGCAAAGCCAGCCGAAACTCTGGGCCGAAATGAACTTCAAAACCTCACTGGTCGTCAACAAGGCCAGCTTCTCGCACGCCGTCCTCGACGATGACGCCGCCACCGACGACCTGGTGAAAAGGCGGGTCAAGAACTACGTCAAAGGCGGTCACATCTTCTACAACTTCCCAGGCACAGACACGGTGCACCTACGCGCCGCCAACAACATGCTCGAATACCGCAAATCCGGTGCAGCCCAGACCAATACCGGCAGTGGCTCGACTGCGGCGGTCGGCACCTTCAGCCTCGCCAACGAGTGGGACCCCCAGGCCAGCTCCGCCGCCGCAGCTCGCTCCGCCGAGTCCGCTGGCGGCGAGTCCAAGGACGGCCTGATCCGCACCGAGCGATCTGAAATCTCACTACTGATCAAGAAACTGTCCGTCCCAGTCAACGTCGAACTCCACAACATGTGGACCCCGCCGCTGCGCAAGACCGTCACCTTCCACCAGATTCAGGCCTTCGGCGGACTGACACCGGCAACCGAACTCACCGATCTGAGATTCCCCCTCGGCATCGTCGACCACCCCAAAGACGCCATGCAGACCCTGCTCAGCACCGACTTCGCCAACAACGCGGGCAGCGTAGTCATCGGCGGCACAGCGAAATCGGGCCGCACAATGGCACTGACCACGATGATCGTGGCCTCCACGTTCCGGCACGCCCCGCGCATGCTGTCTTGGCTGATCATCGATCAAGGCGGGCGCCTGGCCGTGGTCAAAGACCTGCCCAATGTCGCCGGCTACACCGGCCGCGGCAACATCGATATGCGCGACCGGACTTTCGCGGAAATCCAACGCATCTTCACCCTGCGCGCACGGTTGTTCGCCCAGCACTCGTTGACCTCCACAGCCGAATATCTGACATGGCGCGAATCCAATCCGCAGCCAGCGGACCCCTACGGCTACTTGTTCGTCGCCATCGACGGCTGGATGTCGCTGCAGACCGAACTCAAGAACGACAATGACAGGCAAGGTTGGGTCACCGGCCTCGGCGCCTTGATCGAAGCCGGATCATCGTTCGGCATCCACTTCGCCATCGCCACAGACAACTCCGGCAACGACCTGCCCCAGGTCGCCCAAAAAGCAGTCAGTCCGATCTACCTGCGCGGCGCGGAAAACATGACGGACACCGGACCCACCGCAAAGCAGATCCTCAGGAACTACCCGATCAGCCAGCCCGGCCTAACCCTCTCGCCGGCAACGCTCAACAACCTGGACCGGCACGACGTGCTCAAAGCCCGCATCGCCGTGCCGATATCCAGAGACATCCCCGAGCCGACCGTTGACGAAATCCGAGACCTTCAGGCAGTGGACTACAACAGCGAAATCGCTGAGCTCTGCGCGCGCATCAGCCAGGAAGCTACACCGGATCAACGCATCCCGGTCCTGCGGCCCCTTCCCGCAGAACTGCCCTTCGCCGAAATATGGACGCCGTGGCGGCGACACCAGATCGCCAAACCGACACTGCCCGGCCGCCCGCAGCGCAACATCGAAATCCCTCTGGGCCTCAACAGCGTCGACATGACCATCGCTGGGCTGCCCTGGACCGCCGACCCGCTGGCCACCTGCCCCCACACCCTCATCCTCGGCCGCGCGCAATCGGGCCGAACGGCCACCCTGCGCACCGTCATGGCCGGCATCCTTGGCAGCTACGCCCCGCACGAAGCCAAGATCGTCATACTCGACGAACGCTCGGGACTATCCCGCGAGCGACGTTTCCTCGAACGCGAGCACTACCTCGCGGGCTACGGGGACCGAGAAGACGCCCAACGGGTCCTGGCCGCAGTCCTCGACGAAGCCCAGCGCCGCGCCGGTGTCGCGACCGACCTCGACGAAACCGTCGAAGAACAACAGACATTCTTCGACGGACCAGCGCTGTTCGTCCTCGTCGACAACCTCGACAACTACCGCCACGGCCAAGGCTCCTCGCCCAACGCCGCCAAACTGCTCTCCGAAATCATCCGCATGCGCCAACGCGTCGACGTCCACGTCATCGCCACCACAACCCACCAGGCATTCAACAACAGCTACGGCTCGGCATCGGAGTCGCCGCTGGCGGCCCTGGATCAGGTGCGGTCGCACATCCTGTCGCTGTCGTGCGGCTCAGACAGGTTCAAGGTGCGCGACATCCGGCCCGAGAACTTCCTCGTCCCCGGCCGCGCGTATCTCATCTCCGACCAGGTCCCCGCAGCGGCCGACGGACGCCCACCGGTCATCCAGGTGGCCCATGTCAACGCGCTGAGCCGTCAACGGGCCCAGTAG
- a CDS encoding DUF6545 domain-containing protein — protein sequence MHQSNIQIRDAMLLLRPYVTSVDAAAFFDRYKVPATEQASARQALQFAHAAAARTAGQSPAADSEAAVSRSSTLTEETTELLQIARWWPAAVTEASSIGTP from the coding sequence TTGCACCAGAGCAACATTCAAATCCGTGACGCAATGTTGCTACTGCGCCCCTATGTGACGTCAGTCGATGCCGCGGCATTCTTCGACCGTTACAAGGTGCCCGCCACCGAGCAGGCCAGTGCTCGACAAGCCTTGCAGTTTGCTCATGCCGCTGCCGCGAGGACCGCTGGGCAGTCGCCGGCCGCGGACAGTGAAGCTGCGGTGTCCCGGTCGAGCACGCTCACCGAAGAGACCACGGAGCTCTTGCAGATCGCGCGGTGGTGGCCGGCGGCGGTCACTGAGGCTTCGAGCATTGGTACACCATGA